The Herbaspirillum sp. RTI4 genome has a segment encoding these proteins:
- a CDS encoding ribonuclease activity regulator RraA, which produces MTKLNPATRAKLKTVSTATLCTALFKRGLRQQFIQDVRPLNPEAGNMVGEAFTLRYIPAREDLNQITVFLDRNHPQRKAVEECPPGAVLVMDSRKDARAASAGGILISRLMVRGAAGVVTDGGFRDSPEIARMAMPAYHNRPSAPTNLTLHMALDINVPIGCGDVAVFPGDIMVGDAEGVIVIPAGIADEVATEAVEMTAFEDFVMEEVARGRSILGLYPPTDESARSDFATWRAAKGR; this is translated from the coding sequence ATGACCAAGCTCAATCCCGCAACACGCGCCAAACTAAAAACCGTCAGCACCGCCACCCTCTGCACCGCGCTGTTCAAACGCGGCCTGCGCCAGCAATTCATCCAGGACGTGCGACCACTCAACCCGGAAGCCGGCAACATGGTCGGCGAAGCCTTCACCCTGCGCTACATCCCGGCACGCGAAGACCTGAACCAGATCACCGTCTTCCTCGACCGCAACCATCCGCAACGCAAGGCCGTCGAAGAATGTCCTCCCGGCGCAGTATTGGTCATGGATAGCCGCAAAGACGCACGCGCCGCATCGGCGGGCGGGATTCTGATTTCACGGCTGATGGTGCGCGGTGCCGCCGGCGTCGTCACCGATGGCGGCTTCCGCGACTCGCCCGAAATCGCCCGCATGGCCATGCCCGCCTACCACAACCGCCCCTCCGCGCCGACCAACCTGACCCTGCACATGGCGCTCGACATCAACGTGCCCATCGGCTGCGGCGACGTCGCCGTCTTTCCCGGCGACATCATGGTCGGCGATGCCGAAGGCGTCATCGTCATCCCCGCCGGCATTGCCGACGAAGTCGCTACCGAAGCCGTCGAAATGACGGCCTTTGAAGATTTCGTGATGGAAGAAGTCGCCAGGGGCCGCAGCATCCTGGGCCTGTACCCGCCCACCGACGAATCGGCACGCAGCGATTTCGCCACCTGGCGCGCAGCGAAGGGACGTTGA
- a CDS encoding NAD(P)-dependent oxidoreductase, with protein sequence MNKQKIAFVGLGSMGMPMAKNLLARGFSVCGFDMRAAAVEALQQAGGLSATSSVQALKDADVVILMVVNAAQAESILFAEGGLDVLADNAVVVLMATCAPGAVESIAQRVLGAGKRFIDAPVSGGVVGAEAATLTIMAAADAATIAALAPVFAAMGDKFFHVGERPGQGAMAKTVNQLLCGVHLAVTAEAISLATSAGIDMEVMLNIVGNSAASSWMLKDRGHRMLETEPVVTSAVDIFVKDLGIVMAAGSESKVALPFAALAYQLFASVSGRGAGACDDSQVIRAYRALNGG encoded by the coding sequence TATGCCGATGGCAAAAAATTTGCTGGCGCGGGGTTTTTCCGTGTGCGGTTTTGACATGCGCGCAGCGGCGGTGGAGGCGCTGCAACAGGCGGGCGGTCTTTCTGCGACATCATCGGTGCAGGCGCTCAAGGATGCCGATGTGGTGATTTTGATGGTGGTCAATGCTGCGCAGGCGGAGTCGATTTTATTTGCAGAGGGCGGTCTGGATGTGCTCGCCGACAATGCTGTCGTGGTGCTGATGGCCACCTGCGCGCCGGGTGCGGTGGAGTCGATTGCGCAACGCGTATTGGGTGCCGGCAAGCGTTTTATCGACGCGCCGGTGTCCGGTGGCGTGGTGGGTGCGGAGGCGGCGACGCTGACGATCATGGCAGCAGCCGATGCCGCCACTATTGCCGCGCTTGCTCCGGTGTTTGCGGCGATGGGCGATAAATTTTTCCATGTTGGCGAACGTCCCGGTCAGGGTGCGATGGCGAAGACGGTCAATCAATTACTGTGCGGCGTTCATCTGGCGGTAACGGCAGAAGCCATTTCGCTGGCGACCAGTGCGGGTATCGATATGGAAGTTATGCTCAATATCGTCGGCAATTCGGCCGCGTCGAGCTGGATGCTGAAAGACCGTGGACATCGCATGTTGGAGACCGAACCGGTCGTGACCAGCGCGGTAGATATTTTCGTTAAGGATCTGGGAATCGTGATGGCGGCGGGCAGCGAGAGCAAGGTGGCACTGCCTTTTGCGGCGCTGGCATATCAGTTGTTTGCCAGCGTATCGGGGCGGGGCGCGGGTGCGTGTGACGATAGTCAGGTGATACGGGCATATCGGGCGCTGAACGGAGGCTAG